Below is a genomic region from Triticum dicoccoides isolate Atlit2015 ecotype Zavitan chromosome 5A, WEW_v2.0, whole genome shotgun sequence.
GGTGCGGTGCTGAACTATAGGTGTTATCTAGTTATTTTATTTGGGATGACAGTCATGCACGATTTCTCTGAATGCAATCCTTTTGCCACTACGTGATGTTTTAGGAAAAGTTCATTGTGCACAATTAAACTCTTTACATGGAAACAATCACTGGAAGTAAATAGAGCCATTAGCTGATTTAGCCATTGTTCCTAATATTAGCAGAATCAAGGTAAAACCAAGATATTTCATGCCAATATTGGGCCAAGTGAACTGTTTCCCAGTATGTTCAGCAATTATTCTTTTCTGCCATTGTGATCAGTCTGCTCATTATTACGTATGAACCCAGACTTCGATTGGTGCTAGACTTGGCTCACACATGTACAAGCCATCATCTGATTTATTTGCAGTTTATAGAAGAGACACACTCCTTTCTAATTACCAATTCTCActgctccctccgttcctaaatataagtctttttagagattccaatatggaccacatacggagcaaaatgagtgaatctacactctaaactacgtctatatacatccgtatgtagtccatattgaaatttctaaaaagacttgtatttaggaacggagggagtgcatGCTACCTTGTCTGTATTCTGCCTTCTCGCGCCTCTGTGTTTTTGTGGCATGCCTTCCTGCACTTTGTTGCCTCTGTATATGCTGCTAGGGTCCATAATAGAAATGTGGTTCTGTGATTCAAATGTGAAATTTACCTAATATACTTTTATTCATTACTAGGAACGCTCAAATTGTTTAGAACATAGGATTGTGAGCACACTTGAAATTTCCTTTGCCTTCTCCAATATAAGATGTTGTTTCTGCTGCCAGAGCTTCCTTTGAGCCTGAGTTTCAGTCCCAGTTTACAGTTGCCGAATTTTGTTGTGTTGGACATATTTTATATTTTGTTACGGAAAAATAGCTAGGGAAGTAGGGATAAGCTAGTTAAACAAGCAGTAAAATTGGCAAAAGGTAGTTAGATAAGCGGAATCATCATTACGCCACCACAACATCCTGCTTCATCCTGCAAAACTCATAAATTAGCTCATAATTTGCTCAAATCTTGCCTAAAATTAACACTACGTTTCTACTATGGTATTGTCTGCTAGCCTGCCCCGCTTGCATCCCTATCAATTGTCTGCTGGTTTAAGGATGGGGTGTGGGCAGTGTTTATCATCCAGCACAATGTGCGCTCTAGGTATGTGATAGATGCTGTCTAGGGTCCACAATTACTGCATCTGTTATAGTGAGTCATAACTAACTAACCTAAAAGAGTTATGATTATTTTTTCTGTTAATCATGCAATCTATATGCATGGGCCTGTAAAAACAGTTTAGGAAGAGATGGTAGTGTTGAATATAGGCATAATGTACGTTGAAAATCTATAACATGTGTGAAAGTATTTGTTAGATCTGTTGTTGTATTCTTTGTTCTCTTGCATTTGAATTCTAAGTGTAATATATTTGTTGGACGCCGATATCCACCACACGTGTGGCATAATAGGCATTCGCCCACACACCGTGTGTGGCATGAGCAGGGGACAGCCCACGCGGGCTGTGTGTGGGCGAACAGTAtaattgcccacacgtgtgggcgcagctacttcgtgccgcacgcccaacaagtactactcatccccaccccgcgcgtgtggcacgaagcaaatatGCCCACACGTCCTGACGCAGCTACATTAGGTACCcgcgggatgacgatttagttgccatccgggatggcagatgtagttatccgggatggcaaATATGGTTGTAAAAGCATCACAACTCTCTCTGTTTTGCCTAACTATAGTtgtcatgtctaatttatggtagttgccgcgtATAATCAAATCATAGTTGTCGTGTGTGATTtactacttgccacatatggtcaaacaatagttgccatgtgtgtttacctggtTGCCACGTGTggttaatcacagttgccatgtttgTTTATCTGATTGCCACGTAcacgcaactgcagttgccgtctagcaaacgaatcatagttgccatgtgtgtttgcctagttgccatgtacgtgcaactgcagttgccatccaacaacgtacgactgtcgtgtgggcgaaaagcaATTCGCCCACACGTGCGTGGACTAGGTGGtggctgtgtgggcagaaactagttcgcccacacagcgCAGCTGGCAACCGTGTGATGTGGGGCGTGTGGGCGAcctctccaacgcccacacactGGCCTTGTCGATTCGTGGAAACTTAACTGGATGGTGATCCAGGCGTGTGGGCGAGTTGCAATgttgccacacgtgtgggcattagtGTTTTCGTATTTATTTGTGGCCTTGGCGAGTTTAATGGTGATGTGACATATGTATCAAACAAGTGACTCTGCATTTATGTTGCTTCTTTAAATGCAGACTAACCTGATCAAAGAGAGCATCAGAATGGGTTATAACGACATTGGTGACTTCTTCTATGCTCATGGCCACCTTTCAGAAGCCTTCAAAAGCTATATCCGGACACGGGACTATTGCACCACTTCCAAGCATATAGTTCAGATGTGTATGCATGTGATTCTGGTCAGCATTGAGTTGGGACAGTTTGCGCATGTTACCAACTATGTCAGCAAAGCAGAGCAAACCCCAGACACCTTGGATGCTGTCATTGTTGCAAAGTTGCGAGCAGCTGCAGGATTAGCCAACTTGGAGACAAAGAAATACAAACTTGCTGCCCGTAAGGTTTGTCCTCCAGAAACCctgttctgtttcttttttttccttgAGCTGAGCTTTCCTTGCACCTGTAAGCTTTTAAGCTGATGTTCTAGAGATGATTATTGCTTCCTGTAAATCAGTCTTCTGTATGCAAGAATTTTAATTCAACTTAAATTGAAACTTCATGTTTGGTAGTCCTATCTTGCTAGTTCTGTTCATGCGGTACCTCTTTCAAGGGCCAGTAGTATATTCTTGATAAACCCCCACTTGTTTCAAGATATCAGTGAAAAGCCTTGAACAGATCCAAGTGATTTGTTTGTTCGTTTACTATTCTGTGAAATTACTAATAGTGTATCATTGTAACTAAATTTACAACTATCAATTGTCATGTGTGGATTAGACAGCACTCACAAACTTTTCCTGACAGATATCAATATGGTACTGCACTTTAAACTGAATTTTGTTTACTCTCTTTGTTATAAATGATCAGTGTAACTTCGTTTAAAGTGCCTCCCATTGTTTCCTCCAGCTAGTAGTTTACGCACATTGGGATCCACATCCAGCTAGTAGTTCAGGCACATTTGGATCCACCTCCAATTTATAGATAGTGGCTTGTCCAAAAATTGAAGTAAATTAGGCAATGTCTTGTGTTTTTGCCTGGTATAAAGTATTCTTGCTGAAATTCCCCCTTTCCATGAAGTTTCTCGAGACAGGACCTGAATTAGGAAGCAACTATTCTGAAGTCATAGCTCCGCAAGATGTGGCTGTCTGTGGTGCCCTTTGTGCTCTTGCTTCTTTCGATCGTTCAGAACTGAAGGTTTacctcttgttcttcttcttttttgtgtgCCTTTTGTATGGTTGGTTGGTTATGGTTACACTGAAACATGATTGTTTGTTTATCTTGCCAGAGCAAAGTTATTGACAACATAAACTTCCGTAACTTTCTTGAGCTAGTGCCTGAAGTAAGGGAGCTGGTCAATGATTTCTATGCAAGGTATGCTCCTACTGGAACAGCCTTTAGTATTTTATTGTTCTTGCCCACCTTTTCAGTGTGTTGGTTGTTTTTACACCTGCTGCTCTGATAGGATATGTGGAAGATTTTGCAACTGTTGTTTTTACTATATCATCAGAGCTCAAAATAGAATATATGCATTGCTCTTTTTTCAGTAATGGAAACCCTTTTACAAGCAGTAGAACTTGCAGTGATAAATCATAACAATTTCACAAGTATTGGCGCTCGCATAATTAAAATGATGTATACAACCCTTTATTTTTGGTCTCTCTGACAGTGTCAACTCAAATACAGTCACTGCTATAATGAGAAATGAATCAGTTGGTTTTCTAACTCTCGTCCTTTTATATGCCACATCATTACTTATTGGGCCATATAGACAGCCGTTTGTTGGCAATGAGGCTAAAGTCATTACCCTTTTAGTTATTGGGCCATATCGACAGTTTCCTTCAATTTTAGACCTTATTTTCTAGAATATGGTGTCGATTAATGTGCCTTTTGGGTTTACAATTTAAAATACCATGAAAGCTTGATTGCCTGTACACCATTTTTTGGTTACAAAGTCGGGCTCCAAGTCCTTTTGAGGATAAACATTTGTTTGTGTCACTGCTAGATTAGGTTGTAGTTTTTTTCCAACCGATTTGTGTTAAATAAATATGCTAACAATTAAAATGTCCAAACTAGTCGCTATGGATCATGCTTGGAGCATCTTGAGAAGCTAAAGCCGAATCTCCTTCTGGATATCCATCTCCGTGAGCATCTTGGGACTCTGTACAATGATATCCGCCACAAAGCTATCATACAGTACACGCTTCCGTTCATATCTGTAGATCTCAACACAATGGCTAGTGCCTTCAAGAGCTCAGTATCGATGCTGGAGAAAGAGCTGGCTGCACTGATCACCGAGAACAAAATACAGGTACCCTTGAGAAGGTTTCTCATCTTGCTGCATATACCTGTGATAATTCTCGTATTATTATTCTGACCTGCTTCTTGGTTACCTTTTATGCCGCAGGCTCGGATAGACTCCCACAACAAGATCCTGTATGCAAGGCATGCTGACCAAAGAAACGCAACCTTCCAGCGGGCCCTCCAGACTGGCAATGAGTTTGAGAGAGATATCAAGGCCATGCTCCTGAGAGCCAACCTCATCAAGCACGATTTCAACCAGAAGAACTGGCCTGGACAAAGGAAGATGAACCTGTGAGCTCTGAGTTAATGCTAAAAGGTCTCCTCCGCTTGGAAATAGTTGTTTTGGGACAAAGGGTGCAATGGCACATTGAGAGGTTTCTGTCGGTGAACCGCCTTGATGGCTGAACAATCAACTTTGTTTTTCTTCTTTCTGTTGGCTCTTAGGCTGTGAATGTTGCTGGCACAAACGGTTTATGAATAGGTTATGCATCTGGAGATATGATATACTACCTGTTTGATGCCATTCCATGTGATTTAGAAAGTTCTTTTAACCGGCATAGTCTGTGCGCCCGCGGATTACACGGTCGGTGAAATGTCTCTCTTTCTTTTTTGGTGCGGCGGTCGGTGAAATGTCAACCGCGTAGCATGCGGTGGTTTGCATGTTGATTGCATTTCTATATGCAAAATTGGCTGCTCGGTGTGACTTCTTGTTGGAACTTGATTATTAATAATCGCCAAATGGAATCTTGCGCATGTGCCAATCAGGCCAGACCACACCTCAACTCTACAGCGCGGCGCAACTGTCAGCGTTGTGGGGATCACACAGGAGCTGTCTATTGCGTCGTTGCTTGGCCGCTGACTCAAAAAGGAGAAACACGAGCTGGAAGGAAGCAACGT
It encodes:
- the LOC119304203 gene encoding COP9 signalosome complex subunit 1-like, yielding MDVDCEVSAAAAAAVTNGLGGEGQPSAAPVSADQLDVEAYAAQYSGRTRVARLLFIAERCGVEAIQLEALRMAHDEARAREDTVLYLDAVLKINGRLGPRYRHDQAWVDSVNRRAEQRKEKLETELNGYRTNLIKESIRMGYNDIGDFFYAHGHLSEAFKSYIRTRDYCTTSKHIVQMCMHVILVSIELGQFAHVTNYVSKAEQTPDTLDAVIVAKLRAAAGLANLETKKYKLAARKFLETGPELGSNYSEVIAPQDVAVCGALCALASFDRSELKSKVIDNINFRNFLELVPEVRELVNDFYASRYGSCLEHLEKLKPNLLLDIHLREHLGTLYNDIRHKAIIQYTLPFISVDLNTMASAFKSSVSMLEKELAALITENKIQARIDSHNKILYARHADQRNATFQRALQTGNEFERDIKAMLLRANLIKHDFNQKNWPGQRKMNL